tcaatttttttaaaattttggaacAATTACTGTTAAATAGAAATATCTGTGACTATAATCTTAATGGTGTGTATCAACATTTGCATTGGTTTTTGGCCATGTTCATATCATACACaaacatcatataaggataaaAGACTTTGCTTAAACAAAAAGTGTTTTATGACAAATAGACAGACAATTACAATATAGTATACTAATGAATCTATGAATAGggcagtaatatttcaaattccCCCCACAAAAAAACACCCTTTGAAATACTGGTATAGTCTTTTTCTCAATCAACTCAAAAAGGTTTACTAATAGTTATAAAATACTACTTAAAAGGTTTTTTAAGACTTAGAGGACTATATACACActattttaatacttaaaatcatattttgaattaacCTGTGTAACAAGCCACAGTATAGAAATGACCTACTCacagatttttgttaaagaGGCTACATATTAACAAGTTTAATccttaaaatcatattttgaacTAACCCATGAAacaaaagattttcaaatgagTTCATAAtttcattaacatttttttattacaatataaaagTTTTCTCCTATGAAAAGGTATCATCAACTCTTAGTTGATGCCTGATGAACCCAGTCTATAACTTCTGTCAATCCTTTACCATTAAAGGCActtatttctaaaattgtaatttgaTGTTTTGTATTCTGTCTAATATTGTCTATTCTCATCAAAGATTCCACTTCAAATCTTGACAAAGCTAAAGGCTgatcactataaaaaaaataacataaaaatctTTTACTCTACTATCATTTCTGATAATGCTTGTGCCACATCAGACATATATAGTATAAAATtctaataaaatgaaaacatgtcaattattaatttttaattcataccatattcaatgtttttttcatacttatcatataaaagaatatgttgATGCTTCAGGTAAGTAATTATTAGTtgataaaaatgtacatgtacaattaaaTAACCAGTTAAATTAGTGACAAATAGTATATGCCATGAAAAACATATCCAAACTTACTTTAGTATTTTTTTgaggtcctttatagcttgctgtttggtgtgaccaaaggctctgtgttgaaaacCGTACCTTGACTTTAGTTAAATAAttcacttttataaatagtgacttggatgaagttgtctcatttggcactcataccacatctttctatatctattgtCAGTATCTTATGGAAGAGGGATATGGAATGAGACAATATTCTGGAGAttcttaaagattttttttgaatttttttgatTCAAGCTAATTAATGACTTTATACTGTATTGTGTAAACACATGTCTATTTCTGTCATTGACATAGATGTATACCCCAAATCTctgttttcatatttcaaaaacaaagttTTCATTACAGTATGTACATATATAGTTTAACTACAAACACTATCATTTGCacacacatacattttgtaaccATAATTACCCCTAATATCTATGAGtgtatttataaacaaacctgtatttttttatgatcatagcATCTTTACCATAAACATTTTTCACTTACTAAGAACATAATTACTTACCTCTTATTCAGCAAAAGCAATATTGGAGTATTATGTACCGCAGTGTTATTAAGTACTGTCAGGAATTGTATACATGAGGCAGATATTTGTACTGTATTTGATATGTCTATCACAAACtgtaaaaaagaataattttttttttttcataaaaacattCTTCCAATTCTTTCGAAcagtaaaaaattaaacaatttctaTTCCACTTCATTACTGTTTGCACAAACAATGGACACATATATTTGATCattctgatgttcagtggttgtcatctgttTATGTGGTTCTTAGTGTTTCTCGTtaattatatagataagactgctggttttcctgtttgaatggtttaacactagtattttttgggTCCCCtaatagcttgctgttctgtATGATCCAAGGTTCCCTGTTGAAGGTCgcaccttgacctataatggtttacttttataaattgttactcggattgagagttgtctcattggcactcataccacatcttcctatatctatatgttgATTCAATTTATCACTCAATTCTTAATGTTTTCGTGGTGCCACGGACAATGTTGCATTTCAAAAGTCAATCTCAAAATATTCATACTTTCTTCTTTTTAACTTTCACACTACATGCTGCTGTATACATTCTGTGTCACTTGGTTCTTTGCAATGTAATGAGATCCCAATTCATTCGAACTGTGCAAATTTTGAGAACTAACAATCTTTTCTGAACGGCTAAAGGTAAAAATAAGTTTAAGGAAAGATTTTAAACTTCTACAATAgaattatgaaaatacaaatgtaaccttcataaaaattaaaattgagaatggaaattgggaatgtgtcaaagagacaacaacttgaccaaagagcagaaaaaacTCAAGGTCATAAGGCCATCAATGGTTCTTAACCCAGCGTAGAAATCGTACATTATTAGGTTCAGCTGGactctaaacaaaaatgtgtactatttcattaaaaataaatgtataataccAGAAAAATTTCCACTGTGAGgatagaaatatatattacctacatgtacatgtatcacaaatTCCTACTTACAATCAATGCTGTTAAATCTTTAAGATAACTGTTCCATATAGGACACATGCATCCTCCAACCTCTCTTATAACAGTTTCTTGCTTCTTACCAGTAGGAACATTCACCAGATTGGTACCTACCtatatatcaaaaatgtaaTTCATTATGAAATTTGCATTGTGTAATGTTGACCATGGggaaatcaaaatattcatggTTAAACATTTCTTCTTCTCATTAGCCAGAATGCACTcttaataaccaaaaacactTTGGAGCATGGCTTTCAATGACTTGCAGATAAATACTGTGATGCAGCAAACTCAATGAAACCATGTTGTTTTgtaacaaacatgacaaataaaaattaaagtgatcTCTTGCTATGATTTTACAGAAAatagatacaatgtatatgtgtatgtacaatgtaatgtttatttgatatatatatattattttttttaaaggtacattgtaaatataaatgtatcagTCTACTTACAGTAGGAATAGTAGATGGGATCTCTCCAAGTTTGTCAATTTCTTTAACACTATCTGTGCAGGAGTtaaggaatttaaaaaatagacaaaagcATTCTAAATAATTACATCAAGTTTTCCAGCAAATGCAaattacatgtatgaaatatgtCATCTATTGTTCCCTGGTATTCATAAATAACAAAACCTTACATGTACATGGGTTCCAAAAACATGCAGCAGTGAGTGTTGAATATCAGAGTTGAGGCTAATACTATCTTGATACCCTACAAGGCAAcctatttttatatatcagttGTTGTcctgaaaacattttttaaactaatattatgataattgataaacatgtaaatacttgtaatttttacattttcaagtATATATCAAACATTACTTTTAAAGACAAATCTGCTTCATTGTATAATGGTCATCTCTGTTAACATCATAGGCAGATCCAGGGGGGCCCTGGGGGGCCCGGGCTCCCCCTTTcctgggaaaaatttggttgattatatagagaatcattgaagcatgactggagtgggccccctcttaggtcagtcagcgggccccCCCCCCTtagaaaaagttctggatccaccactgaacATGGTCAAGAAAAACCTTATTGGTCACTTCACTCTCTTCTTGCCATGAAGTAATCACACCCAAAAATTCTGAATCTCAAGCACTCAACTGAAGGATAATCTCTTTCATAATGTTAAATTTCTCTCATGCtgactttatacatgtacatgtactatgtaATAATTTCACCTGACTGATTGGGTTATTTCAAAAATAGCCTTGGCAAACACAACCAAGTAATTGTTATGCCTTGCCAAGGTCATGCCTTTCTCTGACTGGTTTTGACATCTTTACACTTAATCCATTAGATGTGTACTGACTATACTTTAGTCTGCAATGTTAgtaattgatttgttataaattagacTGTTACGTGTTAGCATTCTCAATAATTGTTTGTCAATTGAATAGGGCTCTTCACAAGTAGTTCAGCCAAATTGGATAGGGGCAGATTTTTACAAAGAGGTGGAAATAGCATGAAAGTAAGGGAAATCCTATGTGTGTTTCCAAGCAACTGctctgttttaatgatgttttcccgtatttttcacaccattttTACCTCCATTATGAAATTCTGCCCCTATCTAAAATGACAGAACTAACTGTAAAGAGCCCTATTGTAtcacatttttcatgtcaggGCCTTTTAAAGCCAACAAAAAagtatcagattttttttttccttttcgaAGGTTGTAGGTTGGTTTATCATTGCGTAAAAACACTTCATTTGAACACTGGTGGGTATAGTTGGCTCATTAGAAATCGTACCACACCTTAATGTTAAAGATAGAATTCAACTTGTGCGAGTACGAAATGGCAAAGGTAAAAGATTTCATGCACCTAGGTTcagattatttttgaaataaacatagTGATTTCAtgaatgtataatttttatgtaactatATCAtacaatcatatttttttggaCTGGAGTTTATATTTCTATTGTTACTGCTGGATGATTAGTCAACACAATCAAAGTCTGAAGGATACGAAAATTCTGAAGTCTTTTTAAAAGCAGAGTCTTCCCAACACCAGTTGGACCGATGATCAAGCACATTTTAATCACATAACAGTATCATGTTTTGTTGTGGGTAAAACAGTTGgaatgtttacatcgcttacgCCCATTACGAATAACATCcggtaaaaacaaaatacattattttcaaatacaatacgACATTTTATAAtcaacataatatttttatttcatcaaaaatattttcgtaATTATGAATACATCATTGAAGGTGGAAATTAATATTTAGATATGTGTTATTTGTATTACCACAAGGGACGTCATCAACACTTGAGTCACGGAAGTTCACGAAGAAGGAGACACTAATCTATCTGCGCTAATAAATTAGCCAAAATGTTTTCTGGTTCATCAGCTGGCTTTAACAGGGCTTTAGGTAATATATCATCTAAATACTCACTTTGATTATTCTCATTTTCATAGTGCCACTGGAAAAACTGATGGATACAGAAAAATAATTGTGCGTAtcgatttttcattttttacaaacttGTAAATTTATAATCTGACTGACATGACAGGATGCAGCAGTTGGTAGATCTTTCTGTAggaatttatataaatttcaatgcATATTATTAAGTGTACATTGCTGAAAAATAAACCATGTTCTTTATCATGACTCCTCAATCCTCAATCTTAAGGCCTGTTGGCACGAATACACCTTCAGTGATCTGGAAGGTTTTTTTCACTATGGGCCCAGGGCCCCTCAAAAATAACTTCaatgggccattttaaaaaataatgggcCATGTTGTCAAATGAGTGGGCCATTCGAATTgacttctgtaaaaaaataaaaaatatcattattttctcaTGTTTTGGAAAAGAGGTGTTGGTACAAGTTTacctttatgattttaaataatattgttcgtgtgattctgtaatttcaatgaatatacaATAACTTCTTCCAAAACGgacaatattaaagataaacctttatttacaatgtttaaacTGTTACTGTTGCCTTGGCTTgttcatgttcatgtttttttaacattaaatttgggTCTTCGTCGATACCATACTCATTCCAGACGTTCCGTATTAGAGGACATTTCAGGAACGTCCTCTGCACttcttgtattattattattacttcatCAAGATGACAAGAATAACAGTAGAGAGTACCATCAATTGATAGAACAAACAATAATTCGCTGAagtcatgtttacaaaatgtcaaaacgaGCCAAAGACCAAAAAATGACAAGGACAGTTAAGCACCTTTTATGGAGACAAAAactatattcataaaaaggCTTCAGGGATTTTCAATCGAAATAAAAGCAAgctaaactaaattaaaagattattattagAGTTAAATCTCGTCTGTAATAGCCAAATTTCACAAatgtaaagttgtttataaaaaattatatcatgaatGATGGTTAATTGCGTTTTTTGGGTTATCAGTTAAACCGCATGGTTCTATTATTACCATAGGAAAACACCCGAGACGTTAAACCGCATGGTTCTATTACCATAGGAAAACACCCGAGACGTCCTAAAAATATATAGGTGCTCCTATGATTGGAGGAACATTATACAGTTGTGTACACACACATGGCGGCACGGAACCTGATTGGAAAACTATTTGACGATATCTAAACATTTCGAAACGATGTGAAAAATATCGTGCGCCACGTGGGCGCTAACATTTGTCACTCTATGCGCCATTTCTGGTGAATATGCGCTATAGGCGCAGGGCGCACGTCCTTCCCGATCACtgcaccttatcgctatttatcCGCCATTGCTGCAtttcacacaggttcccgtaaaatgttgacgtcataaaactaaatatctgacgccacaatggaaaagtgattgttgttgacATCAAAAGTTTAAGCGGCAGGGTCAGccgggattagcgataaggtgtattgtccCAATGTGCGGGTTTTCTCTCTGGTGCGTTTTCCTCGACGTATTTTCTTCTCTGTGCTGTTGTCAGTGTTGACATTATTCattatccatttttatttataaaacatgatttaaactcaTTCAACACAAAACCTTTAAAAGAGTGTGAATGGACCCAGATTCTATACAATCaagatacaaaatgtattcCACACATTTGTTTAATAATGGAAATAATATGAGGGAGGCGTACGTTACCTGTGAAAAGGAATAAAGTCTGTGACTGTATCAATTTTTTCCCCATTCTTATGTATTTAATAATGGATACTATAAATATTCAACCCAGCTTAAATGACATGTATACCaatagggctcttcacggttagttcggccatattggatagggggcagattttaataataaaggtaaaaatggtgtgaaaaatacggaaaacatcattaaaacagagCTGTTGCTTGGAAACACACATAGGATTTCCCACACTTTCATACTATTTCCACCTTCCAAAAAATCtgccccctatccaatatggccgaactaaccgtgaagagccGTATTGAGAATTTTTTATgcaaaattatgtataaatgtaaCATTCTAGTATATCcttaaatgaacatgatgaatatttCCTGTTTTATTTTCCAGAGAAAGCAACCAGTCAGTTACTTTTAGAACCAGACTGGGATTCTACTATGCAGATATGTGATATAATTAGACAAGGAGATGTTCAGTAAGTAGATTGGATATGATAACTGAAAGCctcattaaaatatgaaaaatcattgttataaaataagtaaaagcTTAAAAGCAGTGTCAGATATTCTGAAAATTCAAGATGTGAAGACATATTTGTTTAACAAATTGGCTAGACAAGTTTGATCCATAGTTATCCATTAGACAAATTCATCAgtaattgtacaaaatgtatgacTTGACTATTTTCTGAACtcccaaaattaaaatattcttatagAAAAACAGTCTGCCTAACCAAAGGTAATGTCAGAGCTTTCATCATGTCCATGAATAATTCCAATCATTGATATACATCAATAAAGAAAGTAGAAAATTAATaggtgtgcactcttgtttttttaatcagtgaaatatataaaatgtgcaTGTAGACAAAGCCAATGGTAGGTACAACCCtgtcgcatttttgcgcctgtcccaagtcaggagcctctagccttAGTAGGTcttgtgttgttttaattttagtttcttgtgtacaatttggaaattggTATGGTgttcattgtcactgaactagtgtatgtttgtttaggggccatctgaaggacgcctccgggtgaggGAATCTctagctacattgaagacctgttggtgaccttctgctgttgtttttttatttggtcgggttcacgggttgttgtctctttgacacattccccatttccattctcaattttacagtaTGAGTAAAAATCTGTTTGGCCATTTACATGTTTGACTAGAACTGCTTAGAACAAAATTACAGGAAACTTGTACAAGCAAAGCAAttgcaaataataaaatatctgCAAGTGTAAACATGCATGATTGTGTGCACTTCTagaataattatgtttatttgaaatatataaggcctaaaataaaatattcccCAATCCCGACCAACCCTGCCAGGGTTCTCACTAAGGAGAGTCCATTAGTCCTGGACTCATCAAAATCTGTgtggactcaccattttcaaaactggtgagtccacaGATGCatcaaaactgaaatattttgtatgaactgaacacagttaaacacaaatatcatcattttatagCAAAAGTTTGAAAGTGATCTGAATTTAATGTCATGTCATTGCTCTGTTAGGAAATGGAgactaaaatatttcattatattgcaataaaatattttcttcttccTGTTGAATTCATCATGGCTAAATATGATGAGTCACTACCCACACCTGGCTTGGCAGGGTCGGGATttgggaaacaaacaatatttcaatttagGCCTAATAGTAACAGCTTCGaccaattttatataatttctaaCCTTCAACTTGATTCATTTTTGATAATGACAGAAAGTAGAATCAATAGtcattaaatatattatatattcataCATTACAGGCCTAAATATGCTGTTGCTGCTATGAAGAGAAAGATATCTGCAGAGAATCctcatgttgaaatatatgcCTTACAGGTGAATACACATATTTTAACAGATTTTATCATTTACAGTTGGACATGTTAGAAGTAATATTAGAAACTGTATATATAAtgttagttataaataaaaaaagatagatGAAAAAGAATGATATAggtttcttttttacatatgactatatacatgatatataggactgcaaatttataaaatatgcaaaAGGAGAAATGGGGTAAACACCAATGTAAACTGTAATGTAATGTattaatatatgatattataGGTACTTGAATCCTGTGTAAAGAACTGTGGATCATTGATTCATGAAGAAATTGCAACTAAAGAATTCATGGAGTTTTTAAAGGACTTGCTAAAGGTATGACACATTATGTATATGTATTGAACATGTATATTGATCTGATGCAATATCCGGAAAAAAAATACTCATCATACACAAATTCATAAGACAACTAAGatggtaaaataaattcatatagGGAAATGTTTTGTAACAATTAACCAGAGCTCTGTTTTCATGGCACTTCTTTTTTGTcaactttatataatttttagcATTTTGCCAGTTTGATTCAAATTTGACCTGAATTTTTCATCTGATGTTTAGGTgtacaaattcaattatatttaataatactGACACCCAATTTTGATTGCTGGCTTCGAA
The genomic region above belongs to Mytilus trossulus isolate FHL-02 chromosome 7, PNRI_Mtr1.1.1.hap1, whole genome shotgun sequence and contains:
- the LOC134725464 gene encoding ADP-ribosylation factor-like protein 16; translation: MCLIIGPTGVGKTLLLKRLQNFHSVKEIDKLGEIPSTIPTVGTNLVNVPTGKKQETVIREVGGCMCPIWNSYLKDLTALIFVIDISNTVQISASCIQFLTVLNNTAVHNTPILLLLNKSDQPLALSRFEVESLMRIDNIRQNTKHQITILEISAFNGKGLTEVIDWVHQASTKS